One Miscanthus floridulus cultivar M001 chromosome 11, ASM1932011v1, whole genome shotgun sequence DNA window includes the following coding sequences:
- the LOC136492430 gene encoding uncharacterized protein, producing MCDVTETENDRESPPLRIRRDSNARPNPSATTTCAASSARQPEPNTEIPPHAARAHLLCCFPPKLAVRHHLCARRVRPHTASSPPTRTAAPAPHPTPRFVSPLLDAESTTQAARPAPAHRPSPARSASPVAPAPAPARARPRGDHHQNSRNFRG from the coding sequence ATGTGCGATGTGACCGAGACCGAGAACGACCGGGAGTCCCCTCCGCTCCGCATCCGCCGGGACAGCAACGCCCGTCCGAACCCGAGCGCCACCACCACCTGCGCTGCGTCCAGCGCCCGCCAGCCAGAGCCAAATACGGAAATACCTCCCCATGCCGCGCGCGCGCACCTGCTTTGCTGCTTCCCACCCAAACTCGCCGTCCGCCACCACCTCTGCGCCCGGCGCGTGCGCCCGCACACCGCAAGCTCGCCTCCCACGCGCACGGCCGCGCCAGCACCCCACCCCACGCCTCGCTTCGTTTCCCCGTTGCTTGACGCCGAATCCACCACGCAGGCGGCCAGGCCAGCGCCAGCGCATCGTCCCTCCCCGGCCCGCTCCGCCTCTCCggtcgcgcccgcgcccgcgcccgcgcgcgcCAGGCCTCGGGGCGACCACCACCAAAATAGTAGAAACTTCCGTGGGTAG